In the genome of bacterium, one region contains:
- a CDS encoding hybrid sensor histidine kinase/response regulator, with protein MKFDRSTFIQKFVLETRDNLQRLNDCVLRLEKSPSDHEALDTMLRTIHTIKGSAKMLNFQTISTLAHDFEDAAYAMSKRKQEFSSAVIDIFLQTFDRLNSLVEDVLNDKEAGADISEIQQKLIALAQNQPVDSVKKTIKTEAPKEQAKSAINKASFVTKFADEAKEHVQSIRQEFETIKKTPDHTEALQAALRAAHTLKGSARMLKFETLSAIALRIENILAAFQNKKIALTPLIKTAVEETLKLLAGLSEQVRSTGSDHFANTAVLDALDSVARNTKMDSETLVQLFANKEIKPAALTSSETDDSGVADRLGERLIQAGFLSREQLIHANQTTDTSVPLGERLIALGYLTREQLHLMLKEQKTSRELLGHAQITTTEVDLPASPKEDRRTDVDQTIRIRIDKLDALIRATGELITSQMRNSDHLKNLRQAYITLKHFIKKIETGYVPAYRNENFSLEHSSFTAWSHDIIEEGIFALVQMEALWKDGRENAATLETLVNEVQQNVMGMRMVPLSTIFDAYPRAVRDLAKNLGKKLQFSLNGRETELDRKMVEKLNEPLIHLIRNAIDHGIETPEERSQSGKPVEGSLSIAAYNEGNTILIEVQDDGRGIDIEKIKEKAIKKSLISGKDDISRFSENDLINFIFMPGFSTSDFITDISGRGYGMDIVKQCIESLKGYITVETKKNVGSKFSIHLPLTLTSLRALFVQAGKHKFAFPLSSITETIKIKRSDIIEVIEKNAIRVRNQLIPILVLTDILNVPSDGANKQEEAFVIIAHASGERAGFIVDDIIDERDIIVKSLPDHFMRVQNISSAAIATNNEIVLVLHVPDLIASTKDFSIREKPKTQKKSTQSILVVDDSLNTREVEKTILQAYGYEVDTAKDGLDAFEKIRQKHFDLVVTDLEMPLMDGFTLTSKIKNDKNYQHIPVIIVTSRDSSDDKRRGIDVGANAYIVKGSFDQTNLIDTVESLIG; from the coding sequence ATGAAATTCGATCGTTCAACCTTCATTCAAAAATTTGTTCTCGAGACGCGGGATAATCTCCAGCGGCTCAATGATTGCGTCCTGCGCCTTGAAAAATCTCCGTCGGATCACGAAGCCTTGGATACAATGTTGCGTACTATTCATACGATCAAAGGTTCGGCCAAAATGCTGAATTTTCAGACTATCAGTACTCTGGCTCATGATTTCGAAGACGCGGCTTATGCTATGAGCAAACGCAAACAGGAATTTTCAAGCGCAGTCATTGATATTTTTCTCCAAACTTTCGATCGCCTCAACTCCCTAGTCGAGGATGTATTAAACGACAAAGAAGCCGGTGCAGACATTTCTGAAATCCAACAAAAATTAATTGCATTAGCGCAGAATCAACCCGTTGACTCGGTCAAAAAAACAATCAAAACCGAAGCCCCGAAAGAACAGGCCAAATCAGCCATCAACAAAGCATCGTTTGTAACCAAATTTGCAGACGAAGCAAAAGAACATGTGCAATCTATCCGGCAGGAATTTGAAACAATTAAAAAAACTCCGGATCATACCGAAGCGCTGCAAGCAGCTCTCCGTGCTGCACATACACTCAAAGGGTCGGCGCGCATGCTCAAATTTGAAACGTTAAGCGCTATCGCATTACGGATTGAAAATATTCTCGCTGCATTTCAGAATAAAAAAATCGCTCTCACACCGTTGATCAAAACTGCTGTCGAAGAGACGCTCAAATTATTAGCAGGGTTATCGGAACAGGTCCGTTCTACCGGCAGCGATCATTTTGCCAATACGGCCGTATTGGATGCTTTGGATAGCGTTGCGCGTAATACCAAAATGGATTCTGAAACATTGGTTCAACTTTTCGCCAATAAAGAGATCAAACCGGCCGCCCTAACTTCAAGCGAAACGGATGATTCCGGAGTTGCCGATCGCCTGGGAGAACGTTTGATACAGGCCGGCTTTTTATCACGCGAACAACTGATTCATGCTAATCAAACCACCGACACGTCCGTTCCACTCGGTGAGCGTCTGATTGCTCTCGGGTATCTTACGCGCGAGCAATTGCATTTAATGCTCAAAGAACAAAAAACATCCCGCGAATTGCTCGGTCACGCCCAGATTACAACAACGGAAGTCGATTTGCCCGCCTCGCCAAAAGAGGACCGTCGTACGGACGTCGATCAAACTATCCGGATCCGCATCGATAAACTTGACGCACTTATTCGTGCAACGGGCGAACTGATCACATCACAAATGCGTAATAGCGATCATTTAAAAAATTTGCGCCAGGCCTACATTACTTTAAAACATTTTATTAAAAAAATCGAAACCGGTTATGTCCCTGCTTATCGCAATGAAAATTTTTCATTAGAACATTCTTCGTTTACGGCGTGGAGCCACGATATCATTGAAGAAGGTATTTTCGCTTTGGTACAAATGGAGGCTTTGTGGAAAGATGGCCGTGAAAATGCCGCCACGCTCGAAACATTGGTTAATGAAGTTCAGCAAAACGTTATGGGTATGCGTATGGTTCCGCTTAGTACCATTTTTGACGCCTACCCTCGTGCCGTTCGTGACCTCGCAAAAAACCTTGGAAAAAAATTACAGTTCAGCCTTAACGGGAGGGAAACTGAGCTCGACAGGAAAATGGTTGAGAAACTCAACGAACCGCTTATTCACCTGATCCGAAATGCCATCGACCATGGTATCGAAACACCTGAAGAACGCTCACAATCAGGTAAGCCCGTCGAAGGCTCACTTTCCATTGCCGCATATAACGAAGGCAATACGATTCTGATCGAAGTGCAGGATGATGGGCGGGGTATCGACATTGAAAAAATCAAAGAAAAAGCGATTAAGAAAAGTTTAATTTCCGGTAAAGACGACATTAGCCGGTTTTCAGAAAACGATTTGATCAATTTTATTTTTATGCCGGGATTCAGCACCAGCGATTTTATTACTGATATTTCCGGACGCGGCTATGGAATGGATATCGTCAAACAGTGCATCGAATCGCTGAAAGGATATATCACTGTCGAAACCAAAAAGAATGTTGGATCTAAATTCAGTATCCATTTACCGCTGACGTTGACATCGTTGCGTGCGCTTTTTGTTCAGGCTGGAAAACATAAATTTGCTTTCCCATTATCGTCGATAACTGAAACCATCAAAATCAAACGCAGCGATATCATCGAAGTTATAGAAAAAAACGCGATTCGCGTGCGTAATCAATTGATACCCATTTTGGTTTTAACGGATATTTTGAACGTTCCGAGTGACGGCGCTAACAAACAGGAAGAAGCATTTGTGATCATCGCCCATGCCAGCGGCGAACGGGCAGGCTTTATCGTGGATGACATTATTGATGAACGCGATATTATTGTGAAATCACTTCCCGATCATTTTATGCGTGTTCAAAATATTTCATCCGCAGCCATTGCAACCAATAACGAAATCGTGCTCGTACTGCATGTTCCCGATTTAATCGCTTCGACCAAAGATTTTTCGATTCGAGAAAAGCCCAAAACTCAAAAAAAATCGACCCAATCAATTCTTGTGGTGGACGACTCCTTAAATACGCGCGAAGTCGAAAAAACCATTTTGCAAGCTTATGGATATGAAGTCGACACGGCCAAAGACGGGCTCGATGCTTTTGAAAAAATAAGACAAAAACATTTTGATCTGGTTGTTACGGATTTGGAAATGCCTTTGATGGACGGATTTACCCTGACGTCCAAAATTAAAAATGATAAAAACTATCAGCATATTCCGGTCATTATCGTCACTTCTCGTGATTCGTCCGACGACAAGCGTCGTGGAATCGACGTAGGAGCCAATGCCTATATCGTTAAAGGATCGTTCGATCAAACTAATCTCATTGACACGGTGGAAAGCCTGATTGGATAA
- a CDS encoding methyl-accepting chemotaxis protein: protein MNQLQSLRPVAFWIIWKPYFYSIATGIIFSLIASLYIQNNLVMTPGENFYRQLVLWVDVGIIMAVGALTHILLLKKTSLFFFSKDDNSTDVATPALLQEIATEIVNYPVKFCAYGLIGSIYSTVLFTALTVTIPFILHSMSWYDYLSHVLMAISVFVWPLALLQFFVLENLMISLAARVSDMPLEPLSVVPINFRMKLFAIVFIPLTSVCTLLITIILRYRESSVFTIQSDVYWLLAGTFLYALVLVWLFSRSTLRPVRHMQAYLSDEHVPEVLRVTTDEIASLSNHFQYYHLRLKSLTVQLREWSEAILRESKEISNTSKYQHVSSSNQASAIAQITTTLEELVHSVNQISEDILRVNKAMQNGFAQVSRGKEFIDKTLNCIEQIHSEATLGSQRAMDLSLRMSQIEEVMKIINYITDHTKILAFNAAIETAAAGELGERFGVVATEIRQLAQNISNSTEEIKRIITDVRKATHISVLATEKELKLVQHGKQSAADAQDTFNYIYEMVKQTFESIEHITRAIEQQKTAHEQVFFSIKEIDNSAKEQLAQSENAVEPTENLQKFSDAIRNVLN from the coding sequence ATGAACCAATTACAATCTTTGCGTCCGGTTGCATTTTGGATTATCTGGAAACCTTATTTTTATTCAATAGCTACAGGCATTATTTTCTCTTTAATTGCCAGCCTATATATTCAAAACAACCTTGTAATGACACCGGGGGAAAATTTTTATCGCCAACTGGTACTATGGGTCGACGTTGGCATTATTATGGCGGTCGGAGCTTTGACTCATATTCTATTACTTAAAAAAACATCCTTATTTTTCTTTTCAAAGGACGATAACTCGACGGACGTCGCAACGCCTGCGCTACTACAAGAAATTGCGACTGAAATTGTAAACTACCCAGTAAAGTTTTGTGCGTACGGCCTGATCGGATCGATTTATAGCACGGTGTTGTTTACCGCTTTGACCGTCACGATTCCTTTCATTCTCCATTCCATGTCATGGTATGATTACCTTTCGCATGTGTTGATGGCCATCAGCGTTTTCGTCTGGCCTCTGGCTTTGTTACAATTTTTTGTTTTAGAAAATTTAATGATATCACTCGCGGCCCGCGTTTCCGATATGCCCCTCGAACCGTTGTCAGTAGTTCCAATCAACTTCCGAATGAAATTATTTGCAATCGTATTTATCCCTTTGACATCGGTTTGTACATTATTGATCACCATTATATTACGATACCGCGAATCAAGCGTTTTTACGATTCAATCGGATGTCTACTGGCTTTTAGCCGGAACGTTTTTGTACGCGTTGGTGCTTGTTTGGTTGTTTAGTCGTTCAACTCTGCGTCCGGTTCGCCATATGCAGGCTTATTTATCGGACGAGCATGTGCCTGAAGTTCTGCGTGTTACGACGGATGAGATCGCTTCGTTAAGCAATCATTTTCAATATTACCATTTGCGCCTGAAAAGCTTAACCGTACAACTGCGTGAATGGAGCGAAGCTATTCTTAGAGAATCAAAAGAGATTTCCAACACTTCCAAATATCAACATGTCTCTTCCTCCAATCAGGCGTCAGCCATAGCGCAAATAACGACGACATTGGAGGAGTTGGTGCATTCCGTCAATCAAATTTCTGAAGATATTTTGCGCGTCAATAAGGCTATGCAAAACGGTTTTGCGCAAGTCAGCCGAGGAAAAGAATTCATCGATAAAACATTAAACTGCATTGAGCAAATTCACAGTGAAGCGACTTTGGGATCACAACGCGCGATGGATCTAAGCCTGCGCATGTCACAAATTGAAGAAGTCATGAAGATCATCAATTACATCACCGATCACACCAAAATTCTAGCTTTTAATGCGGCCATTGAAACGGCAGCAGCCGGCGAACTGGGCGAGCGGTTTGGCGTCGTAGCTACTGAAATTCGTCAACTGGCGCAAAATATCTCCAACTCAACCGAGGAAATTAAAAGAATTATTACGGATGTACGTAAGGCAACGCATATTTCCGTACTCGCAACGGAAAAAGAGCTCAAACTGGTACAACATGGAAAGCAATCAGCAGCCGATGCACAAGACACATTCAATTATATCTATGAAATGGTAAAACAAACTTTTGAATCCATCGAACACATTACACGCGCCATTGAACAGCAGAAAACAGCACACGAACAGGTTTTTTTCAGTATCAAAGAAATTGACAATAGCGCCAAAGAACAATTGGCTCAAAGTGAAAATGCAGTTGAACCAACGGAAAATTTACAAAAATTTTCTGATGCCATTCGTAATGTGCTTAATTAA
- a CDS encoding chemotaxis response regulator protein-glutamate methylesterase: MGKVRVLIADDSPTALDIIDTILCSDPDIEVVGKARNGREVIQMAETLRPDVITLDINMPVMNGLDAIRHIMAYRPTPILVITSSTDANIAFQSLSVGALEVLEKPELEESYTSKKYEEFTRKIKLIARVKVVTHISGRTPRKKTPSRKPVLQKIIGIVCSTGGPRALAAIFGRLPKNLSAPILVVQHISEGFTSGLVEWLQDVSPLKVKIAETDEPVEKGVVYVADSGKHLAITRDYVIDLSDTEPSNGQKPSGDILFESMARSSGANSIGVILTGMGRDGADGLKEIRNAGGKTIAQNEATSLIFGMPKAAIELDAAEWVLPLDQIADEIVRLAGIDEIFFNE, translated from the coding sequence ATGGGCAAAGTTCGTGTATTAATTGCCGACGATTCTCCGACGGCGTTGGATATTATTGACACGATTTTGTGCTCCGATCCGGACATCGAAGTTGTCGGCAAAGCGCGCAACGGCCGTGAAGTTATTCAGATGGCCGAAACCTTGCGCCCAGATGTGATTACGCTCGACATTAATATGCCCGTGATGAACGGACTCGATGCGATACGGCATATCATGGCTTATCGGCCAACGCCCATTCTCGTTATTACATCCAGCACTGATGCTAACATCGCTTTTCAATCTCTTTCCGTCGGCGCATTAGAAGTTCTGGAAAAACCGGAACTCGAAGAAAGTTATACTTCGAAAAAATACGAAGAGTTCACACGCAAGATCAAATTGATCGCCCGCGTCAAAGTGGTTACGCACATTTCGGGGCGAACACCGAGAAAAAAAACACCGAGCCGCAAACCTGTTTTGCAAAAAATTATCGGTATCGTTTGTTCAACCGGCGGTCCACGAGCGCTGGCAGCGATATTCGGGCGATTACCCAAAAACCTTTCCGCTCCGATCCTGGTCGTGCAGCATATTTCGGAGGGCTTTACATCCGGCTTGGTGGAGTGGCTGCAGGATGTATCGCCGCTCAAAGTCAAAATTGCAGAAACAGACGAGCCTGTTGAAAAAGGCGTCGTCTATGTCGCGGATTCAGGAAAGCACCTAGCGATTACGCGGGATTATGTGATCGATCTCAGCGACACCGAGCCTTCGAATGGTCAAAAACCTTCCGGCGATATTTTGTTTGAATCAATGGCAAGAAGTTCGGGCGCCAATTCGATCGGGGTCATTTTAACCGGCATGGGCCGGGATGGCGCCGACGGACTGAAAGAGATCCGTAACGCCGGCGGCAAAACAATCGCTCAAAATGAGGCCACCTCGCTCATTTTTGGAATGCCCAAAGCGGCCATTGAATTAGATGCCGCCGAATGGGTACTACCGCTGGATCAAATTGCCGATGAAATTGTGCGCCTCGCAGGCATCGATGAAATTTTTTTTAATGAATAA